A part of Jiangella alba genomic DNA contains:
- a CDS encoding DUF4245 domain-containing protein, whose product MAATSTRGNPSLGDIFRSVGVLAGVIAAIALVFNLLNDPEPRLPDPVDYQPALAVAREEYAYPVLAPEPVPDGWRPTSVDFAQEESGDRWKLGFLIDEGDAFVGLEQTDGEIQSYRDDRLADFAAEGESTIDGVTWERLLEDDDQPDRALVRVDGGALTIVRGTVSYEELEDFVRLLR is encoded by the coding sequence GTGGCAGCCACCTCGACTCGCGGCAACCCCTCGCTGGGCGACATCTTTCGCAGCGTGGGGGTACTGGCGGGCGTGATCGCCGCGATCGCGCTCGTGTTCAACCTGCTGAACGACCCCGAGCCGCGGCTGCCCGACCCCGTCGACTACCAGCCGGCGCTGGCCGTCGCGCGCGAGGAGTACGCGTACCCCGTCCTCGCGCCCGAGCCCGTGCCCGACGGCTGGCGCCCCACCAGCGTCGACTTCGCCCAGGAGGAGTCCGGCGACCGCTGGAAGCTGGGCTTCCTCATCGACGAGGGCGACGCGTTCGTCGGCCTCGAGCAGACCGACGGCGAGATCCAGAGCTACCGCGACGACCGCCTGGCCGACTTCGCCGCCGAAGGCGAGAGCACCATCGACGGCGTCACCTGGGAACGCCTCCTCGAGGACGACGACCAGCCCGACCGCGCCCTCGTCCGCGTCGACGGCGGCGCGCTCACCATCGTCCGCGGCACGGTCTCGTACGAGGAGCTCGAGGACTTCGTGCGGCTGCTGCGCTGA
- a CDS encoding Abi family protein has product MSLDKLVGRLAERGLKIPDEGRAARYLRHIGYYRLSPYTIPFQQNRSDHLLREGIVFDDVLDLYAFDRALRLLVIDALERVEVAVRAALTDHMSTTYDDPHWYMGAAHFRHRGKHEGLLRIVRETSEARLSGAPELTGTSSEAEHDEHELKGGELTSDDVAPIHRSALEHYLTTYGTPDLPPSWLMMETLTLGQLTSMYRNLDRRSDRTAVATSIGLTAPVLESWMQTYVRVRNICAHHGRLWNVGLGVYPAIPTSPAISWLRGTDALPERSRKRLYPVLVSLQAVLATVSPRSSWTRRLHELVSTRPPMNLAGMGIPANWADDDFWSRQIR; this is encoded by the coding sequence TTGAGTCTCGACAAGCTCGTCGGCCGCCTCGCCGAGCGCGGTCTGAAGATCCCCGATGAAGGCAGAGCCGCCAGGTATCTCCGCCACATCGGCTACTACCGGCTCTCGCCGTACACGATCCCCTTCCAGCAAAACCGTTCTGACCACCTTCTCCGCGAGGGAATCGTGTTCGATGACGTGCTTGACCTCTATGCCTTCGACCGCGCTCTGCGGTTGCTCGTCATCGACGCGCTGGAGCGGGTCGAAGTCGCCGTGCGTGCGGCACTCACTGATCACATGTCGACGACATACGACGATCCGCACTGGTACATGGGTGCGGCGCACTTCCGACACCGCGGCAAGCACGAAGGTCTCTTGCGGATCGTCCGGGAGACCTCGGAAGCACGTCTCAGCGGAGCGCCGGAGCTGACGGGCACATCATCGGAGGCAGAGCATGATGAGCACGAGCTGAAGGGTGGCGAGCTCACATCGGACGACGTTGCTCCGATCCATCGCTCGGCCCTCGAGCACTACCTGACGACTTATGGCACGCCCGACCTGCCGCCCTCGTGGCTCATGATGGAGACCCTGACCCTCGGGCAGCTGACCAGCATGTACCGCAACCTGGACCGACGGTCCGATAGGACCGCGGTCGCGACGAGCATCGGCCTGACCGCGCCGGTGCTGGAGTCCTGGATGCAGACCTACGTCCGCGTCCGCAACATATGCGCGCACCACGGTCGGCTGTGGAACGTCGGCCTCGGCGTCTACCCCGCGATCCCGACCTCGCCTGCGATTTCATGGCTGCGGGGGACGGACGCTCTGCCGGAACGATCCCGGAAGCGCCTCTACCCGGTGCTGGTGTCGCTGCAAGCTGTGCTCGCAACCGTGTCTCCGCGCAGTAGCTGGACACGCCGACTCCACGAGCTGGTGAGCACACGTCCACCGATGAACCTCGCGGGTATGGGTATCCCAGCGAACTGGGCAGACGATGACTTTTGGAGTCGGCAGATCCGGTAA
- a CDS encoding DUF4245 family protein has protein sequence MSGEQRSLRCRFRTSFAPEGEPTRSVEDDGESTINGVTWERLLEDDDQPDRALVRVDGGALTIVRGTVSYEELEDFVRLLR, from the coding sequence GTGTCGGGAGAACAACGGAGCCTGCGGTGTCGGTTCAGGACATCGTTCGCCCCGGAGGGCGAGCCAACACGGTCCGTCGAGGACGACGGCGAGAGCACCATCAACGGCGTCACCTGGGAACGCCTCCTCGAGGACGACGACCAGCCCGACCGCGCCCTCGTCCGCGTCGACGGTGGCGCGCTGACCATCGTCCGCGGCACGGTCTCGTACGAGGAACTCGAGGACTTCGTGCGGCTGCTGCGCTGA
- a CDS encoding exodeoxyribonuclease VII small subunit codes for MQAAEPTYEEARDELIQIVAKLEAGGTTLEESLALWQRGEELAALCERYLDGARAKLDAASAADEADHTSPS; via the coding sequence ATGCAGGCCGCCGAACCCACGTACGAAGAGGCCCGCGACGAGCTCATCCAGATCGTCGCGAAGCTCGAGGCCGGCGGCACCACGCTGGAGGAGTCGCTGGCGCTGTGGCAGCGCGGTGAAGAGCTGGCCGCCCTGTGCGAGCGCTACCTCGACGGCGCCCGCGCCAAGCTCGACGCCGCCAGCGCCGCCGACGAGGCCGATCACACCTCGCCGTCGTAG
- the xseA gene encoding exodeoxyribonuclease VII large subunit: MALDTSPEKPAPVRVISQLIGQWVARLGPVWVEGQVAQYSRRPGTSTAFLTLRDPHAEVSVTVTCPVGLLDTLEAPLADGARVVVHAKPSWYFTRGTLSLAADQLRTVGLGDLLARIERLRKILATEGVFADARKRPLPFLPRVVGLICGRDSKAEHDVLENARRRWPGVRFRVETVAVQGLNAVSQVMDALRVLDRDPEVDVVIIARGGGSVEDLLPFSDEALVRAVAAATTPVVSAIGHEADTPLLDLVADVRASTPTDAAKRVVPDVAEEAERVGRARERIRSAVRHRLDRERHGLTSLRSRPALADPHHGLRLRASELDALVQRARRTVRHALDRAAVEVDHTRARIRALSPAATLERGYAVVQKDDGTVVRQPADVVAGDNVRLLVAGGEIGAEIR; encoded by the coding sequence GTGGCCCTCGACACATCCCCGGAGAAGCCCGCCCCGGTCCGCGTCATCTCGCAGCTGATCGGCCAGTGGGTGGCCCGGCTCGGCCCGGTCTGGGTCGAGGGGCAGGTGGCGCAGTACTCCCGCCGCCCGGGCACGTCGACGGCGTTCCTCACGCTGCGCGACCCGCACGCCGAGGTGTCGGTCACCGTCACCTGCCCGGTGGGGCTGCTGGACACGCTGGAGGCGCCGCTGGCCGACGGCGCCCGGGTCGTCGTCCACGCGAAGCCGTCGTGGTACTTCACCCGCGGCACGCTGTCGCTGGCCGCCGACCAGCTGCGCACCGTCGGGCTGGGCGACCTGCTGGCGCGCATCGAGCGGCTGCGGAAGATCCTGGCCACCGAGGGGGTGTTCGCCGACGCGCGCAAGCGGCCGCTGCCGTTCCTGCCGCGGGTCGTCGGGCTGATCTGCGGGCGCGACTCCAAGGCCGAGCACGACGTGCTCGAGAACGCGCGGCGGCGCTGGCCGGGGGTGCGATTCCGGGTCGAGACCGTCGCGGTGCAGGGACTGAACGCCGTCAGCCAGGTCATGGACGCGCTGCGGGTGCTCGACCGCGACCCCGAGGTCGACGTCGTCATCATCGCCCGCGGCGGCGGGTCGGTCGAGGACCTGCTGCCGTTCTCCGACGAGGCGCTGGTGCGTGCCGTCGCGGCGGCGACGACGCCGGTCGTCAGCGCCATCGGGCACGAGGCCGACACCCCGCTGCTCGACCTCGTCGCCGACGTCCGCGCGTCCACGCCGACCGACGCGGCGAAGCGGGTCGTGCCCGACGTCGCGGAGGAGGCCGAGCGGGTCGGGCGGGCGCGCGAGCGCATCCGGTCCGCCGTCCGGCACCGGCTCGACCGCGAGCGGCACGGTCTGACGTCGCTGCGGTCGCGGCCCGCGCTGGCCGACCCGCACCACGGCCTGCGACTGCGCGCGTCCGAGCTGGACGCCCTCGTGCAGCGGGCCCGGCGCACCGTGCGGCACGCGCTGGACCGCGCCGCCGTCGAGGTCGACCACACCCGGGCCCGCATCCGGGCGCTCTCGCCGGCCGCCACGCTGGAGCGCGGCTACGCCGTCGTGCAGAAGGACGACGGCACCGTCGTGCGGCAACCCGCCGACGTGGTCGCCGGCGACAACGTCCGGCTGCTGGTGGCGGGCGGCGAGATCGGCGCCGAGATCCGGTAG
- a CDS encoding IS982 family transposase, with protein sequence MRTNLDTLATALYVTVDDLLIDSPHLAPWRPRVGIEPRISDAELVTLAVMQALLGFTSEARWLRYGRAHLRHLFPYLPQQPGYNKRLRRLGATIAQLVGVLARDTSMWTDDVWVADSTPVECARSRETARRSDLAGWAEYGYCASHSRFFWGLRLHLLCTLHGLPVGFALTGAKADERQTLLGMLDADPELTGPGRAGQIVIADKNYYGREFETTLTDAGVDLLRPARKGEPQRAGTEFFKPLRQVIESINDTLKGQLDLEQHGGHTPAGVWVRVTQRILALTAAIWHNDHTGQATKRSLLAYDH encoded by the coding sequence GTGAGAACAAACCTGGACACCCTCGCGACTGCACTGTACGTGACGGTCGATGACCTGTTGATCGATTCTCCGCACCTGGCGCCGTGGCGGCCCAGGGTCGGGATCGAGCCGAGGATCAGCGACGCGGAGTTGGTGACGCTGGCGGTGATGCAGGCCCTGCTGGGGTTCACCTCTGAGGCTCGCTGGCTGCGCTACGGACGCGCTCACCTGCGGCATCTGTTCCCATACCTGCCCCAGCAGCCCGGCTACAACAAGCGGCTGCGGCGCCTCGGCGCCACGATCGCCCAGCTGGTCGGGGTGCTGGCCCGGGACACGAGCATGTGGACCGATGACGTCTGGGTGGCCGATTCCACCCCGGTCGAGTGTGCCCGATCACGGGAGACGGCGCGGCGCTCGGACCTGGCCGGGTGGGCCGAGTACGGCTACTGCGCCTCGCATTCGAGGTTCTTCTGGGGACTGCGGCTGCACCTGCTGTGCACACTGCACGGCCTGCCGGTCGGGTTCGCCCTGACCGGCGCGAAGGCCGACGAACGCCAGACGCTGCTCGGGATGCTCGATGCCGACCCCGAGCTCACCGGTCCCGGGCGGGCCGGGCAGATCGTGATCGCGGACAAGAACTACTACGGCCGCGAGTTCGAGACCACCCTCACCGACGCCGGCGTGGACCTGCTGCGCCCGGCCCGCAAAGGCGAACCCCAGCGGGCCGGGACCGAGTTCTTCAAACCGTTGCGGCAGGTCATCGAGTCGATCAACGACACCCTCAAGGGCCAGCTCGATCTCGAACAGCATGGCGGACACACCCCGGCCGGAGTGTGGGTCCGCGTCACTCAACGCATCCTGGCCCTCACCGCGGCAATCTGGCACAACGACCACACCGGTCAGGCGACCAAGCGATCCCTCCTGGCCTACGACCACTGA
- a CDS encoding 4-hydroxy-3-methylbut-2-enyl diphosphate reductase, translating into MGHMTDSGRVLLAAPRGYCAGVDRAVVTVEKALDHYGPPVYVRKQIVHNKHVVETLEERGAIFVEELSEVPEGALVVFSAHGVSPMVHAEATDRGLRTIDATCPLVTKVHNEARRFAKDDLDIVLIGHAGHEEVEGTAGEAPEHIQLVESPDDVDKVQVRDPSRVVWLSQTTLSVDETYETVGRLRERFPALISPPSDDICYATQNRQVAIKEVAAESELVLVVGSANSSNSVRLVEVALDAGADAAYRIDNASEIDDAWLEGVTTVGLTSGASVPEDLVDGVVTYLGERGFPTVEEHRTTEESLIFSLPRELRRDLRSSATSD; encoded by the coding sequence ATGGGACACATGACTGATTCGGGCCGAGTCCTGCTCGCCGCACCCCGGGGCTACTGCGCGGGTGTCGACCGCGCCGTCGTCACCGTCGAGAAGGCGCTCGACCACTACGGCCCGCCGGTCTACGTCCGCAAGCAGATCGTGCACAACAAGCACGTCGTCGAGACGCTCGAAGAGCGCGGCGCCATCTTCGTCGAGGAGCTGTCCGAGGTGCCCGAGGGCGCGCTCGTCGTCTTCTCCGCGCACGGCGTGTCGCCCATGGTGCACGCCGAGGCCACCGACCGCGGCCTGCGCACCATCGACGCCACCTGCCCGCTGGTCACCAAGGTGCACAACGAGGCCCGCCGGTTCGCCAAGGACGACCTCGACATCGTGCTCATCGGCCACGCCGGGCACGAGGAGGTCGAGGGCACCGCCGGTGAGGCGCCCGAGCACATCCAGCTGGTCGAGAGCCCCGACGACGTCGACAAGGTGCAGGTCCGCGACCCGTCCCGGGTCGTCTGGCTGTCGCAGACCACGCTGTCGGTCGACGAGACGTACGAGACCGTCGGCCGGCTGCGCGAGCGGTTCCCGGCACTCATCAGCCCGCCCAGCGACGACATCTGCTACGCGACGCAGAACCGCCAGGTCGCCATCAAGGAGGTCGCGGCCGAGTCCGAGCTGGTGCTGGTCGTCGGCTCGGCCAACTCGTCGAACTCGGTGCGGCTGGTCGAGGTCGCCCTCGACGCCGGCGCCGACGCCGCCTACCGCATCGACAACGCGTCCGAGATCGACGACGCCTGGCTCGAAGGCGTCACCACGGTCGGCCTCACCAGCGGCGCGTCGGTGCCCGAGGACCTCGTCGACGGCGTCGTCACCTACCTCGGCGAGCGCGGCTTCCCCACCGTCGAGGAGCACCGCACCACCGAGGAGTCGCTGATCTTCTCGCTGCCGCGCGAGCTGCGTCGCGACCTCAGATCGTCGGCGACCTCCGACTGA
- a CDS encoding DUF1707 SHOCT-like domain-containing protein: protein MSDLPARRPEQRASDADRELVAEDLRDAFGEGRLDDDEYERRIQAVWQSRTYGDLDRLTADLPQPLQRERRQAEEQEEQAVAERKKRELREYLDEWQGWAGAAVIMIGIWGISSIASGELQRFWPIWPLGIWGLILLIAGLGGSKDKKS, encoded by the coding sequence ATGAGCGACCTGCCCGCGCGGCGGCCGGAACAGCGGGCGAGCGACGCCGATCGCGAGCTGGTGGCCGAGGACCTGCGCGACGCCTTCGGCGAGGGGCGGCTCGACGACGACGAGTACGAGCGCCGCATCCAGGCGGTGTGGCAGTCACGCACCTACGGCGACCTCGACCGCCTCACGGCCGACCTGCCGCAGCCGCTGCAGCGCGAACGCCGTCAGGCCGAGGAGCAGGAGGAGCAGGCCGTCGCCGAACGGAAGAAGCGCGAACTGCGCGAGTACCTCGACGAGTGGCAGGGGTGGGCCGGCGCCGCCGTCATCATGATCGGCATCTGGGGCATCAGCAGCATCGCCTCGGGCGAGCTGCAGCGGTTCTGGCCCATCTGGCCGCTCGGCATCTGGGGGCTGATCCTGCTGATCGCCGGCCTCGGCGGCAGCAAGGACAAGAAGAGCTGA
- a CDS encoding pyridoxamine 5'-phosphate oxidase family protein, translated as MDALARADSPGLENLGRSDCFALLRSVPIGRIVFTEAALPAIQPVNFVLDGDDVIIRTGMGSKLAAATRSAVVAFEADEYDEDALTGWSVVLVGRAEAVVDEAERRELATLGLTPWALGERPHYIRIRPEIVRGRRIRRPAAL; from the coding sequence GTGGACGCACTTGCCCGTGCCGATTCCCCCGGCCTCGAGAACCTCGGACGGTCGGACTGCTTCGCCCTGCTGCGGTCGGTGCCGATCGGGCGCATCGTGTTCACCGAGGCCGCGCTGCCGGCGATCCAGCCGGTGAACTTCGTGCTGGACGGCGACGACGTGATCATCCGGACGGGCATGGGGTCGAAGCTGGCCGCCGCGACCCGCTCCGCCGTCGTCGCGTTCGAGGCCGACGAGTACGACGAGGACGCGCTGACGGGCTGGTCGGTGGTGCTGGTCGGCCGGGCCGAGGCGGTCGTCGACGAGGCCGAGCGGCGCGAGCTGGCGACGCTCGGGCTGACGCCGTGGGCGCTGGGCGAGCGGCCGCACTACATCCGGATCCGCCCGGAGATCGTCCGGGGCCGCCGGATCCGCCGTCCGGCGGCGCTCTGA
- a CDS encoding DoxX family membrane protein, whose protein sequence is MTTSSSHDAPIRATGPAAAEPVTTPDVRPVALQYVLGLLRLALGWTFLWAFLDKTFGLGYSTPSENAWIDGGSPTSGYLSGVEGPFKDFFTNLAGDTWVDWLFMIGLLGIGLALILGIGMRVAAVAGVLMLAMMYMASLPLETNPFMDEHLIEALAIVVLALTFSGRYLGLGRLWERIPFVQKNRWLI, encoded by the coding sequence ATGACCACGTCCAGCAGTCACGACGCGCCGATCAGGGCCACGGGGCCCGCGGCCGCCGAGCCCGTCACGACCCCCGACGTTCGTCCGGTCGCGCTCCAGTACGTTCTGGGCCTGCTGCGGTTGGCTCTGGGCTGGACCTTCCTCTGGGCGTTCCTGGACAAGACGTTCGGCCTGGGCTACTCGACTCCGAGCGAGAACGCGTGGATCGACGGCGGCAGCCCCACCAGCGGGTACCTGTCGGGTGTCGAGGGCCCGTTCAAGGACTTCTTCACCAACCTGGCCGGTGACACCTGGGTCGACTGGCTGTTCATGATCGGTCTGCTCGGTATCGGGCTGGCGCTGATCCTCGGTATCGGGATGCGGGTGGCGGCCGTGGCCGGTGTGTTGATGCTCGCCATGATGTACATGGCGTCGCTGCCGCTGGAGACCAACCCGTTCATGGACGAGCACCTCATCGAGGCGCTCGCGATCGTGGTGCTGGCGCTGACCTTCTCGGGCCGCTACCTCGGGCTGGGGCGGCTGTGGGAACGGATCCCGTTCGTCCAGAAGAACCGCTGGCTCATCTGA
- a CDS encoding phosphatase PAP2 family protein codes for MIDTQLEARPGRRTVVLTAGLGAVGAAAVPVREPVYRDIAGTALDAPPWLRDVVELAAGRGLLALVAAALAIAAVVAVRREWGRFALTVAAGVGAVLAYGASELLKVVVAEERPCRAVAVETVLGCPSPGDWSWPSNHATIAAALATACVLVVPPVWPLVVPVAAAIALARVAGGVHYLHDVLAGAALGVGVTALAAAAVTWVRAGPLGGTRRGQNDQWLR; via the coding sequence ATGATCGACACCCAGCTGGAAGCGCGGCCCGGCCGCCGGACCGTCGTCCTCACGGCCGGTCTCGGCGCGGTCGGCGCCGCCGCCGTCCCCGTTCGAGAGCCCGTTTACCGCGACATCGCCGGGACCGCGCTGGACGCGCCGCCCTGGCTGCGCGACGTGGTCGAGCTGGCCGCCGGGCGGGGTCTGCTGGCGCTCGTCGCGGCGGCGCTGGCGATCGCCGCGGTGGTCGCGGTGCGCCGGGAGTGGGGACGGTTCGCGCTGACGGTCGCGGCCGGTGTGGGTGCGGTGCTCGCCTACGGCGCCAGCGAACTGCTCAAGGTCGTGGTCGCCGAGGAGCGACCGTGCCGCGCCGTGGCGGTCGAGACGGTGCTCGGCTGTCCGTCACCGGGCGACTGGTCCTGGCCGAGCAACCACGCCACCATCGCCGCGGCGCTCGCGACCGCCTGCGTCCTCGTCGTGCCGCCGGTGTGGCCGCTGGTGGTGCCGGTCGCGGCGGCCATCGCGCTCGCGCGGGTGGCCGGCGGCGTCCATTACCTGCACGACGTGCTCGCGGGGGCGGCGCTCGGGGTCGGGGTGACGGCGCTGGCGGCGGCCGCCGTGACGTGGGTCCGCGCCGGGCCCCTCGGTGGGACCCGGCGCGGGCAGAACGATCAGTGGCTCAGATGA
- a CDS encoding glycosyl hydrolase family 18 protein, with protein MKTRWRTAVAYGAAAGLLVTSVAAAFAGQPSRPDGDPAAASEPAQTRGAAAAENGYRNVGYFTQWGIYGRDFLVQDLDLTGAASDLTHLNYAFANIHPDTLTCFEANRPNGPKDSPAEGDYAGDAWADYGRGFAAGDSVDGVGDTWDQPLAGNFNQIKELKAKYPHLKALVSIGGWTWSRHFSRAAATPESRERFVSSCVDRFLRGDLPVIDGRGGPGAAAGVFDGFDIDWEWPGVPEDLQHPGNHWSPNDKENFTALLAEFRRQLDALGAETGAAYELSAFLPANPVLVDAGWDVTQIFDSLDFGNVQGYDLHGTWRPDLAGHQANTYDDPANPLADGQRFSVDAAMSYYVDRGVPPSQLTVGIPLYGRGWTGVADGGTHGAWQPATGAAPGEFPEEPGTDRYRNLRGGQIFHDEQVLASWSYDGTEFWSFDDPWLVDKKADYITAGGFGGAMWWDLAGDYQNELVGLMGSRLATGGPGDPGGGDVSGGDVSGGDVSGGDVSGGEGGGPEGCTEPAWDRATVYVGGDRVSYDGHHWTARHWTQGDTPAPSEWGPWRDDGACSGGTDTGADTGTDVGAVAGTETGTETGGDAGSETGTEDGGDPGGPGDPGHRWLTGYWHNFDNGSTVLRVSQVPAAYNLLAIAFADNLAGTPGGITFNLDTGGLGGYTVDQFKADVAARQAAGGSVVISVGGQNGHVNVTNATEAANFAQTTWALMQEYGFDGVDIDLEHGINATYMEQALRQLRSLAGADLIVTMAPQTIDFQAPTYEYYKLALAIRDILTIVNMQYYNSGTMMGCNQQVYAQGTVDFLTSLACIQLQAGLAPHQVGLGLPATSQAAGGGHQSPSNVTAALDCLATATRCGSFVPADPWGPIGGAMTWSVNWDATNGYQFANTLGAYLGTG; from the coding sequence ATGAAGACACGATGGCGTACCGCGGTGGCGTACGGCGCCGCCGCAGGCCTGCTGGTCACGAGCGTCGCGGCGGCGTTTGCCGGCCAGCCGTCGCGACCGGACGGCGATCCGGCGGCGGCGTCGGAGCCGGCGCAGACGCGCGGCGCCGCCGCGGCCGAGAACGGTTACCGCAACGTCGGCTACTTCACCCAGTGGGGGATCTACGGCCGCGACTTCCTGGTCCAGGATCTCGACCTCACCGGCGCGGCGTCCGACCTCACCCATCTCAACTACGCGTTCGCCAACATCCACCCGGACACGCTGACCTGTTTCGAGGCCAATCGTCCGAACGGGCCCAAGGACTCGCCGGCCGAGGGCGACTACGCCGGCGACGCGTGGGCCGACTACGGCCGCGGGTTCGCCGCCGGCGACTCCGTCGACGGGGTCGGCGACACCTGGGACCAGCCGCTGGCCGGGAATTTCAACCAGATCAAGGAACTCAAGGCGAAGTACCCGCACCTGAAGGCGCTGGTCTCGATCGGCGGCTGGACGTGGTCACGGCACTTCTCCCGGGCCGCCGCCACACCGGAGAGCCGCGAGCGGTTCGTGTCGTCGTGCGTCGACCGGTTCCTGCGCGGCGACCTGCCCGTGATCGACGGACGGGGCGGCCCGGGCGCCGCGGCGGGCGTGTTCGACGGGTTCGACATCGACTGGGAGTGGCCCGGCGTGCCGGAGGACCTCCAGCACCCCGGCAACCACTGGTCGCCGAACGACAAGGAGAACTTCACCGCGCTGCTGGCCGAGTTCCGCCGTCAGCTCGACGCACTGGGCGCCGAGACCGGTGCGGCGTACGAGCTGAGCGCGTTCCTGCCGGCGAACCCCGTCCTCGTCGACGCCGGCTGGGACGTCACGCAGATCTTCGACTCCCTCGACTTCGGCAACGTGCAGGGCTACGACCTGCACGGCACCTGGCGGCCGGACCTCGCCGGGCACCAGGCCAACACCTACGACGACCCGGCGAACCCGCTGGCCGACGGGCAGCGCTTCAGCGTCGACGCGGCGATGAGCTACTACGTCGACCGGGGCGTGCCACCGTCGCAGCTCACCGTCGGCATCCCGCTCTACGGCCGGGGCTGGACCGGGGTCGCGGACGGCGGGACGCACGGGGCGTGGCAGCCGGCCACCGGCGCCGCGCCGGGCGAGTTCCCCGAGGAGCCGGGGACCGACCGCTACCGCAACCTGCGCGGCGGCCAGATCTTCCACGACGAGCAGGTGCTGGCCTCGTGGTCGTACGACGGCACCGAGTTCTGGTCGTTCGACGACCCGTGGCTGGTGGACAAGAAGGCCGACTACATCACCGCCGGCGGCTTCGGCGGCGCGATGTGGTGGGACCTCGCCGGCGACTACCAGAACGAGCTGGTCGGGCTGATGGGCTCGCGGCTGGCGACCGGCGGGCCGGGCGACCCGGGTGGCGGCGACGTGTCCGGCGGCGACGTGTCCGGTGGTGACGTCTCGGGCGGCGATGTGTCGGGCGGCGAGGGCGGCGGGCCGGAGGGCTGCACGGAGCCGGCCTGGGACCGGGCGACGGTGTACGTCGGCGGCGACCGGGTCTCGTACGACGGTCACCACTGGACCGCCCGGCACTGGACCCAGGGCGACACCCCGGCCCCGAGCGAATGGGGTCCCTGGCGCGACGACGGCGCCTGCTCCGGCGGGACGGACACCGGTGCCGACACCGGTACCGACGTCGGCGCGGTCGCCGGTACGGAGACCGGCACCGAGACGGGCGGCGACGCCGGCTCGGAGACCGGCACCGAGGACGGCGGCGATCCCGGCGGCCCGGGCGATCCCGGCCACCGCTGGCTGACCGGCTACTGGCACAACTTCGACAACGGCTCCACCGTGCTGCGCGTCTCGCAGGTGCCGGCCGCGTACAACCTGCTGGCCATCGCGTTCGCCGACAACCTGGCGGGCACGCCGGGCGGCATCACGTTCAACCTCGACACCGGCGGGCTCGGCGGCTACACCGTCGACCAGTTCAAGGCCGACGTCGCCGCCCGGCAGGCCGCCGGCGGCTCCGTCGTCATCTCGGTCGGCGGCCAGAACGGCCACGTCAACGTCACCAACGCGACCGAGGCGGCCAACTTCGCCCAGACCACCTGGGCGCTGATGCAGGAGTACGGCTTCGACGGCGTCGACATCGACCTGGAGCACGGGATCAACGCGACGTACATGGAGCAGGCGCTGCGGCAACTGCGGTCGCTGGCCGGCGCGGACCTGATCGTCACCATGGCGCCGCAGACGATCGACTTCCAGGCGCCGACGTACGAGTACTACAAGCTGGCGCTGGCGATCCGCGACATCCTCACCATCGTCAACATGCAGTACTACAACTCCGGCACGATGATGGGCTGCAACCAGCAGGTCTACGCCCAGGGCACGGTCGACTTCCTGACCTCGCTCGCCTGCATCCAGCTCCAGGCCGGACTCGCGCCGCACCAGGTCGGGCTCGGCCTGCCGGCGACGTCACAGGCGGCGGGCGGCGGCCACCAGTCGCCGTCGAACGTCACGGCCGCCCTCGACTGCCTGGCGACGGCGACGCGCTGCGGCAGCTTCGTCCCGGCCGATCCGTGGGGTCCGATCGGCGGGGCGATGACCTGGTCGGTCAACTGGGACGCGACGAACGGCTACCAGTTCGCCAACACGCTGGGCGCCTATCTCGGGACCGGCTGA